The following are encoded in a window of Haloarcula halophila genomic DNA:
- a CDS encoding basic amino acid ABC transporter substrate-binding protein, with the protein MSDEGLSRRQYLTTVGGSAVAFSVAGCMGDGGSGGSGGSEPTITAGTAPGFPPFEMKEGGDLVGFDVDLLEAVVEETDYSFEGWEEFEFDSLIPALNNDNIDVIAAAMTITDDRDENIDFSDPYYSADQSIIVRADGDFSPGSLDDLSDRPIGAQKGTTGEGVVNEELVGSRITEGQYNAYDNYVLAVQDLENGNIDAVVLDQPVAETFAANRPVSVAFVYETGERYGFGIREGDSDRQSALNDGLSTVRENGTYEELTQTWFGE; encoded by the coding sequence ATGTCAGACGAAGGGCTTTCACGACGGCAGTATCTCACCACGGTCGGCGGTTCGGCCGTCGCATTCAGCGTCGCCGGTTGTATGGGTGACGGCGGTAGCGGCGGCAGCGGTGGCAGCGAACCGACGATCACGGCCGGGACCGCCCCCGGGTTCCCGCCGTTCGAGATGAAAGAGGGCGGCGACCTCGTCGGCTTCGACGTCGACCTGCTCGAAGCCGTCGTCGAGGAGACCGACTACTCCTTCGAGGGCTGGGAGGAGTTCGAGTTCGACTCGCTGATCCCCGCGCTCAACAACGACAACATCGACGTCATCGCTGCTGCCATGACGATCACCGACGATCGCGACGAGAACATCGACTTCAGCGATCCCTACTACAGCGCCGACCAGTCGATCATCGTCCGCGCGGACGGCGACTTCTCGCCGGGCAGTCTCGACGACCTCAGCGACCGTCCGATCGGCGCACAGAAGGGGACAACCGGGGAGGGCGTCGTCAACGAGGAACTCGTCGGCTCACGGATCACCGAGGGCCAGTACAACGCCTACGACAACTACGTGCTGGCGGTCCAGGACCTGGAGAACGGCAACATCGACGCCGTGGTGCTGGACCAGCCGGTCGCCGAGACCTTCGCCGCGAACCGACCCGTCTCCGTCGCGTTCGTCTACGAGACCGGCGAGCGCTACGGCTTCGGTATCCGCGAGGGCGACAGCGACCGCCAGTCGGCACTTAACGACGGGCTGTCGACAGTTCGGGAGAACGGTACCTACGAAGAACTGACCCAGACGTGGTTCGGCGAGTAA
- a CDS encoding amino acid ABC transporter ATP-binding protein, whose amino-acid sequence MSLLRVEDVDKSYGDEEVLNGVSFRMERGDVDVLMGPSGSGKSTMLRCINRLTEIDDGEIWLDDTLVTGADTDVNALRQEVGMVFQGFNLFAHLTALENITLGLKRVRGMSAEVARERGAEHLARVGLAEQADSYPAELSGGQQQRVGIARALAMEPKLMLFDEPTSALDPELIGEVVDVMRDLAEEGMTMLVVSHEMGFARSAADNIVFLDDGHIVESGSPEKLFERPEHERTEAFLTGLQGHE is encoded by the coding sequence ATGAGTCTGTTACGAGTCGAGGACGTCGACAAGTCCTACGGTGACGAGGAGGTACTGAACGGAGTCAGTTTCCGGATGGAACGCGGGGACGTCGACGTCCTGATGGGGCCAAGCGGCAGTGGGAAGTCGACGATGTTGCGCTGTATCAACCGCCTGACCGAGATCGACGACGGCGAGATCTGGCTGGACGACACGCTGGTCACCGGCGCCGACACGGACGTGAACGCGCTCCGCCAGGAGGTCGGGATGGTGTTCCAGGGGTTCAACCTCTTCGCCCACCTCACCGCCTTAGAGAACATCACGCTCGGCCTCAAGCGGGTCCGGGGGATGTCGGCCGAGGTGGCCCGCGAGCGTGGGGCCGAACACCTCGCTCGCGTCGGCCTGGCCGAACAGGCCGACTCCTACCCCGCGGAACTCTCCGGGGGCCAGCAACAGCGCGTGGGGATCGCCCGCGCGCTAGCGATGGAACCGAAACTGATGCTGTTCGACGAGCCCACGAGCGCGCTCGACCCCGAACTGATCGGCGAAGTGGTCGACGTGATGCGTGATCTCGCCGAGGAGGGGATGACGATGTTGGTCGTGAGCCACGAGATGGGCTTTGCCCGTTCGGCGGCCGACAACATCGTCTTCCTCGACGACGGGCACATCGTCGAGTCGGGCAGCCCCGAGAAACTGTTCGAGCGGCCGGAACACGAACGGACGGAGGCGTTCCTGACCGGCCTCCAGGGCCACGAGTAA
- a CDS encoding PKD domain-containing protein encodes MRGRAQSEVVGVALLTAVIILVVGSVGLVILDGQDRSDSVLVDVGAEFDGGALILSHRGGDSVAAADVDVVLDNGTRTRYSLTAFRPVGSTDATFDPSEQWVHPYSSPGDRVELLVVHTASNTVLLDEVVQLPAGTPGPTPTATPTATPTATATPTATPTATATPTATPTPTPTATPTPTATPTPTPTPGPTPEPNSPPTATFSYDPSGPTTGEPITFDAGSSADDDGTIDSYEWDFDGDGSYERTTNDPTTTESYATEGTRSVTLRVTDDDGAANTTTRSVVVDDPPTIETFAVTDQSWSFFIFSQARYDIEWNVTDPNLQSTTVYVNQSGSSTNPQGSYTTDSPQTFTEFYGYSQEYTFTIVAVDDAGNRRCRRITDTADGSPDSPITSSTSCN; translated from the coding sequence ATGAGGGGGCGCGCACAGTCGGAAGTCGTCGGTGTCGCCCTGTTGACAGCGGTCATCATCCTAGTGGTGGGCAGTGTGGGGCTCGTAATCCTGGACGGCCAGGACCGGTCCGACAGCGTCCTCGTGGACGTCGGGGCCGAGTTCGACGGCGGGGCTCTCATTCTGAGCCACCGGGGCGGCGACTCGGTCGCGGCCGCCGACGTTGATGTCGTCCTCGACAACGGGACACGCACCAGGTACTCACTGACGGCGTTTAGGCCGGTTGGGAGCACAGACGCGACGTTCGATCCGAGCGAGCAGTGGGTACATCCGTACAGCTCACCCGGCGACCGCGTTGAACTGCTCGTCGTCCACACCGCCTCGAACACCGTATTACTGGACGAGGTCGTCCAGCTCCCGGCGGGGACTCCCGGTCCGACGCCGACAGCAACTCCGACCGCGACGCCGACGGCAACAGCCACGCCGACCGCGACGCCCACTGCGACAGCAACTCCGACCGCGACACCAACACCAACGCCAACTGCGACACCAACCCCGACGGCTACGCCAACCCCGACACCAACACCAGGCCCGACGCCGGAACCGAACTCGCCTCCGACGGCGACGTTCAGCTACGACCCGTCCGGGCCAACGACTGGCGAACCGATTACCTTCGATGCGGGTAGCTCGGCCGACGATGACGGGACGATCGACTCGTACGAATGGGACTTTGACGGAGACGGTAGTTACGAGCGGACAACGAACGATCCCACGACTACCGAGAGTTACGCGACCGAAGGAACCCGGTCTGTCACGCTCCGTGTCACCGACGACGATGGTGCGGCGAACACGACGACCCGCTCTGTGGTCGTGGACGATCCCCCGACCATCGAGACGTTTGCGGTGACCGATCAGAGTTGGTCTTTCTTTATATTCTCTCAGGCAAGATACGACATCGAATGGAATGTCACCGATCCGAACCTCCAATCGACGACGGTCTACGTCAACCAGAGCGGTAGTAGTACCAATCCACAAGGGAGCTATACGACTGACTCGCCTCAGACGTTTACTGAATTCTACGGCTATTCACAGGAGTACACGTTCACCATCGTCGCCGTCGACGATGCCGGGAATCGGCGGTGCCGACGGATCACCGATACCGCTGACGGCTCGCCGGACAGCCCGATCACGTCGAGTACGTCGTGTAACTGA
- a CDS encoding helix-turn-helix domain-containing protein, whose protein sequence is MTGGARADLAEKIAGEVALSGEPGATLRKWRTDFDVAQTELADHLDVSPSVISDYESGRRDNPGIGVLRRLVSGLLDIDEARGGEHIRQHARVISAGFDSDVVHDLREYTANVGVESVYEATDAVELARGSTDTVSGHTVINSIEAIRRLSSDEFYQLYGQSTNRALVFTGVTRGESPLVALRVVSPTPNAVVLHGIAEDDVWEHAADLARIDDFSLAVTDTDLDDLLAGLRTIP, encoded by the coding sequence ATGACAGGCGGAGCCCGAGCCGATCTCGCGGAGAAGATCGCCGGCGAGGTGGCACTGAGTGGCGAGCCGGGTGCGACGCTCCGCAAGTGGCGGACCGACTTCGACGTCGCACAGACGGAGCTCGCCGACCACCTCGACGTCTCGCCGTCGGTGATCTCGGATTACGAGAGCGGGCGCCGCGACAACCCGGGGATCGGCGTCCTCCGACGGCTCGTGAGCGGGCTGCTCGACATCGACGAGGCCCGCGGCGGCGAGCACATCCGCCAGCACGCCCGGGTGATCTCGGCGGGGTTCGACAGCGACGTGGTCCACGATCTCCGGGAGTACACCGCAAACGTCGGCGTCGAGAGCGTCTACGAGGCGACCGACGCCGTCGAGCTAGCCCGAGGGAGCACCGACACGGTCTCGGGCCACACCGTCATCAACTCGATCGAGGCGATCAGACGGCTCTCCTCGGACGAGTTCTACCAGCTGTACGGCCAGTCGACGAACCGGGCGCTGGTGTTCACCGGCGTGACCCGCGGCGAATCACCGCTGGTCGCGCTCCGCGTCGTCTCCCCGACCCCGAACGCCGTCGTCCTCCACGGAATCGCCGAGGACGACGTCTGGGAACACGCGGCCGATCTGGCCCGCATCGACGATTTCTCGCTCGCGGTCACTGACACCGATCTGGACGATCTGCTCGCCGGACTCCGGACGATCCCCTAA
- a CDS encoding COX15/CtaA family protein, producing MTTRFRRLVAATTGLTFALILLGVYTGAVGAGLTCAGRWPFCDGWLGLFPANWMSFIEWFHRFVAMITGFFILGSAVAAWRGDYTRRIRYATGAALAVLPVQVLLGANTIFNFGAVAQVLHHAAALAILVSLVAATAWAYVEPPAGGLDADPQSETATSHADD from the coding sequence ATGACCACCCGTTTTCGGCGACTGGTGGCGGCGACGACCGGGCTCACGTTCGCACTCATCCTGCTCGGAGTGTACACGGGAGCAGTCGGTGCAGGGTTGACCTGTGCCGGCCGCTGGCCGTTCTGTGACGGCTGGCTCGGACTGTTCCCGGCGAACTGGATGAGCTTCATCGAGTGGTTCCACCGCTTCGTGGCGATGATAACCGGCTTCTTCATCCTCGGATCGGCCGTCGCGGCCTGGCGTGGTGACTACACGCGACGGATCAGGTACGCGACCGGCGCTGCGCTGGCAGTGCTGCCGGTCCAGGTACTGCTCGGTGCGAACACCATCTTCAACTTCGGTGCGGTGGCACAGGTCCTACATCACGCCGCGGCGCTCGCGATCCTCGTCTCGCTCGTCGCCGCGACCGCCTGGGCCTACGTCGAACCGCCGGCCGGCGGTCTCGACGCCGATCCGCAATCCGAGACGGCGACCTCCCACGCCGACGACTGA
- the hmgB gene encoding hydroxymethylglutaryl-CoA synthase, translating into MTAVGIDAIEIWTGKLKLDLAETFAPAQGDDPGKYTKGLGLHASSFPDVYEDIVTMGANAAYRLMDRKGLEPDDIGRIDVATESSFDNSKPVSTYIAGCLEQVFDDDFHHANKGERKFACISGTQSVDDAYNWIRAGRNRGRAAIVIATDTALYARDDPGEATQGAGAVAMLIDEEPAIVELSTEQGYGSADETDFLKPNQQFPSVDGKRSVKVYLARMREALDDFATVSGSIHPDDYHMIPFHTPFPGMVRKAAALGYRHIVRGTDVEDVLAEEIGHQPVREAFDSEDAFNDAIREYTDALTETERYRDWYNQAIEPTLEISRHVGNWYTGSVHLARASGLKVAMEQDIDLAGEKLLVASYGSGAQAEVHAETIVPGWEDEIAALDIDDQIQRRYDLSFEEYEEVHDVHNHAMDAHIEEDAEELTPPEAEFVFDGWGRMGERKYRYVE; encoded by the coding sequence ATGACAGCCGTCGGTATCGACGCCATCGAGATCTGGACGGGGAAGCTCAAACTCGACCTCGCGGAGACGTTCGCGCCCGCGCAGGGCGACGACCCCGGGAAGTACACGAAGGGCTTGGGACTCCACGCGTCGTCGTTCCCCGACGTCTACGAGGACATCGTCACCATGGGGGCCAACGCGGCCTACCGGCTGATGGACCGGAAGGGGCTGGAACCCGACGACATCGGTCGGATCGACGTCGCAACGGAGAGTTCCTTCGACAACTCGAAGCCAGTCTCGACGTACATCGCGGGTTGTCTCGAACAGGTGTTCGACGACGACTTCCACCACGCAAACAAAGGTGAACGGAAGTTCGCCTGTATCTCCGGGACACAGAGCGTCGACGACGCGTACAACTGGATTCGTGCCGGCCGGAATCGGGGTCGGGCAGCCATCGTCATCGCGACCGACACTGCTCTCTATGCCCGCGACGACCCAGGCGAGGCGACGCAGGGTGCTGGCGCGGTCGCGATGCTCATCGACGAGGAGCCGGCCATCGTCGAACTCTCGACGGAACAGGGCTACGGGAGCGCCGACGAGACCGACTTCCTCAAGCCCAACCAGCAGTTCCCGTCGGTCGACGGCAAGCGCTCGGTGAAGGTCTATCTGGCACGGATGCGCGAGGCACTGGACGACTTCGCGACGGTTTCGGGATCGATCCACCCCGACGACTATCACATGATCCCGTTTCACACGCCGTTCCCGGGGATGGTCCGAAAAGCCGCAGCCCTCGGCTACCGACACATCGTCCGCGGGACAGATGTCGAGGACGTACTCGCCGAGGAGATCGGTCACCAACCCGTCCGGGAGGCGTTTGACTCCGAGGACGCGTTCAACGACGCCATCCGGGAGTATACCGACGCGCTCACCGAGACAGAACGGTACCGGGACTGGTACAACCAGGCCATCGAGCCGACACTCGAAATCTCCCGGCACGTCGGGAACTGGTACACCGGCTCCGTTCATCTCGCCCGTGCGTCCGGACTGAAAGTAGCCATGGAACAGGATATCGACCTCGCCGGCGAGAAACTGCTGGTGGCGTCGTACGGCTCCGGTGCACAGGCCGAGGTTCACGCCGAGACGATCGTTCCGGGGTGGGAAGACGAGATCGCGGCCCTGGACATCGACGACCAGATCCAGCGCCGTTACGACCTCTCCTTCGAGGAGTACGAAGAGGTCCACGATGTCCACAACCACGCCATGGACGCACACATCGAGGAAGACGCGGAGGAGTTGACCCCACCCGAAGCGGAGTTCGTCTTCGACGGCTGGGGTCGTATGGGCGAACGAAAGTACCGATACGTCGAGTAG
- a CDS encoding amino acid ABC transporter permease produces MGAEQSAVEEVHTTVDVDRPWALAAVAVFWGWLLLRWTNDYLLPDSLAVPQDQPFVPAGPFTATAEGLRGLASDFGLFGLPFDLLAGAFGFAAGAIPSLPSLARGAWLTIVLTVAGIAFGFVLAVPLSVARVYGGRGLRWLSLSYTELIRGTPLLAQLFVLYFGTSLTGVVRVLPGVGQGFVPGSAVIVAILGFTLNSAAYQAEYIRSALESVDTGQLTAARAIGLSKVDGIRYVVLPQGLRYAIPGWSNELVYLIKYSSLAAFITVRELFFRTEEIANATFRYTELFVLAALFYLALVVSASMLMNRVEERTAVPGIGGRGR; encoded by the coding sequence ATGGGGGCAGAACAGTCGGCCGTCGAGGAGGTTCACACGACGGTCGACGTGGACAGACCGTGGGCACTGGCTGCGGTCGCCGTCTTCTGGGGCTGGCTCCTGCTCCGGTGGACGAACGACTATCTGCTCCCCGATTCACTGGCGGTCCCGCAGGACCAACCGTTCGTCCCCGCCGGGCCGTTCACCGCGACCGCCGAGGGGTTGCGCGGGCTGGCCAGCGACTTCGGGCTGTTCGGGCTCCCGTTCGACCTGCTGGCCGGCGCGTTCGGGTTCGCCGCCGGCGCCATCCCGTCGCTGCCGTCGCTGGCACGGGGCGCGTGGCTGACGATCGTCCTGACCGTGGCCGGGATCGCGTTCGGGTTCGTGTTGGCGGTCCCGCTCTCGGTCGCACGCGTCTACGGCGGGCGGGGGCTGCGCTGGCTCTCGCTGTCCTACACCGAACTCATCCGCGGCACGCCGCTGCTGGCACAGCTGTTCGTCCTCTACTTCGGGACCAGCCTGACCGGCGTCGTCCGCGTGCTACCCGGCGTCGGCCAGGGCTTCGTCCCCGGGTCGGCAGTGATCGTCGCCATCCTCGGGTTTACGCTCAACAGCGCCGCCTACCAGGCCGAGTACATCCGGTCGGCGCTCGAATCAGTCGACACCGGGCAGTTGACCGCGGCCCGCGCGATCGGGCTCTCGAAGGTCGATGGCATCCGTTACGTCGTCCTCCCCCAAGGGCTTCGATACGCAATCCCAGGATGGTCCAACGAACTCGTCTACCTCATCAAGTACTCCTCGCTGGCGGCGTTTATCACCGTCCGGGAGCTGTTCTTCCGGACCGAGGAGATCGCCAACGCTACGTTCCGGTACACGGAGCTGTTCGTACTCGCCGCGCTGTTCTATCTCGCCTTGGTCGTCTCGGCGTCGATGCTGATGAACCGCGTCGAGGAACGGACCGCGGTGCCGGGGATCGGCGGCCGCGGCCGGTAA
- a CDS encoding methyl-accepting chemotaxis protein, with translation MIRSRLRDWFGSTTDTTGSAETDGGTRASRGEAAGRLGSAYDPDPERLTPLVGDEATLSTAQHQLTAQLTLGGDDVETLVEEYRGAGVGRDPFVETQAVARDALVEAAFDTLRDTLDTDAQDTIDAVQAELRRELDALTQRSRTGLAAFDSGTTATEPTPAESSGETGFSIDFHDVLHHIGTPLFVLDADGDILTWNSSLAELTGVDETEAKSMEMASMAFYPDGRRAKTLADKVLDAPEQTHTEYDVPKVDSADFTLYRDTSVMQDQYGEDRHISFSAAPIYEDGEVVAVVEMVQDRTAEAERHSEITALVEELSTTMQALERGDLDARASVDSTEYIDEALLDVVDSLNNMAENHEALTKQVDAQTAELASAIDQTASAARTVEQQVEQQAESLATAADNVQDVSAGMQEVAATSNEVASSADRALSAAEDGAAASETVQEVTDTLTETSEDLVESVTDLESRMDEVGEIVDVIADVAEQTNMLALNANIEAARAGESGSGFAVVADEVKSLANETSDHAAEISNSIDAIQAQATETADMVETSHEQVQRAESEIGEALSALDEISDAVESAATGIQEVAEANDDQAGAIEDITSTIEDAREHAREAEDATDQIVAATDQQTAAVEELVARVEELSDEGAGTQ, from the coding sequence ATGATACGCTCTCGGCTCCGCGATTGGTTCGGCAGCACGACGGACACCACCGGTTCCGCCGAGACTGACGGGGGAACGCGGGCTTCCCGCGGGGAGGCGGCGGGACGGCTCGGATCAGCGTACGACCCGGACCCGGAGCGATTGACACCGCTTGTCGGCGACGAAGCAACTCTGTCGACGGCACAGCACCAACTTACGGCACAACTGACTCTCGGTGGGGACGACGTGGAGACACTCGTCGAGGAGTACCGCGGGGCAGGTGTCGGGCGGGACCCCTTCGTCGAGACACAGGCTGTCGCCAGGGACGCGCTCGTTGAGGCGGCCTTCGACACCCTACGGGACACGCTCGATACTGATGCCCAGGACACGATCGACGCCGTGCAGGCGGAACTCCGACGCGAACTCGACGCCCTCACCCAGCGGAGCCGGACGGGACTTGCCGCCTTCGATTCGGGGACGACGGCCACCGAACCGACGCCAGCGGAGTCGTCCGGTGAGACGGGCTTCTCGATTGACTTCCACGATGTCCTCCATCACATCGGCACGCCGCTTTTCGTCCTCGATGCGGACGGCGATATTCTCACCTGGAACAGCTCGCTGGCCGAACTCACCGGCGTCGACGAGACGGAGGCGAAATCGATGGAGATGGCGAGCATGGCGTTCTACCCGGACGGCCGCCGAGCGAAGACCCTCGCCGACAAGGTCCTCGACGCGCCCGAACAGACCCACACCGAGTACGACGTTCCAAAGGTCGACTCGGCCGATTTCACCCTCTACCGGGATACGAGCGTCATGCAGGACCAGTACGGCGAGGACCGACACATCTCGTTCAGTGCGGCGCCCATCTACGAGGACGGCGAGGTGGTCGCAGTCGTCGAGATGGTCCAGGATCGGACCGCCGAGGCCGAGCGACACAGCGAGATCACGGCGCTCGTCGAGGAACTGAGCACGACGATGCAGGCGCTCGAACGGGGCGACCTCGACGCTCGTGCGTCCGTCGACTCGACCGAATACATCGACGAGGCGCTGCTTGACGTGGTCGACTCACTCAATAACATGGCGGAGAACCACGAGGCGCTGACCAAACAGGTGGACGCCCAGACGGCCGAACTGGCGAGCGCGATCGACCAGACCGCGTCGGCCGCACGAACGGTCGAGCAACAGGTCGAGCAACAGGCCGAGAGCCTCGCGACGGCGGCCGACAACGTCCAGGACGTGAGCGCAGGGATGCAAGAGGTCGCGGCGACCTCGAACGAGGTCGCGTCGTCCGCCGACCGCGCCCTCTCGGCAGCCGAGGACGGTGCGGCGGCGAGCGAAACCGTCCAGGAGGTGACGGATACGCTGACCGAGACGAGCGAGGACCTCGTCGAGAGCGTCACCGATCTGGAATCGCGGATGGACGAGGTGGGCGAGATCGTCGACGTCATCGCCGACGTCGCCGAACAGACCAACATGCTCGCGTTGAACGCCAACATCGAGGCGGCACGGGCGGGCGAGAGCGGGAGCGGCTTCGCCGTCGTCGCCGACGAGGTCAAGAGCCTGGCCAACGAGACCAGCGACCACGCGGCCGAGATCTCCAACAGCATCGACGCGATCCAGGCACAGGCGACCGAGACCGCCGACATGGTCGAGACCTCGCACGAACAGGTCCAGCGTGCCGAGTCCGAGATCGGGGAGGCGCTCTCGGCGCTGGACGAGATCAGCGACGCGGTCGAGTCCGCGGCGACCGGTATCCAGGAGGTCGCCGAAGCGAACGACGATCAGGCCGGGGCGATCGAAGACATCACCTCGACGATCGAAGACGCCCGTGAACACGCCAGAGAAGCCGAGGACGCGACCGACCAGATCGTCGCCGCGACGGACCAACAGACTGCCGCCGTCGAGGAACTCGTCGCTCGGGTCGAGGAACTCTCCGACGAGGGGGCTGGTACGCAGTGA
- a CDS encoding amino acid ABC transporter permease, translating to MLQATDWAFVFGNLDYLLAGAAVTVGLTLASLLLGFLVGFPAGAIEVYGNPLSKRVVGTAGVILRGTPIVVIMLVLFFVVSISQSAFITATVGLGLRSAAYQSQIFRGALQSVDEGQMEAARSIGMSRLEAIRHVVVPQALRRSMPGFQNEFTIVLKDTSIAFAIGLAELLTRGYDLFTQSGRSTAVLEVFLVISAIYFVLTFGTNRALDRLSDYYAIPTGENA from the coding sequence ATGCTCCAGGCGACCGACTGGGCGTTCGTCTTCGGGAACCTCGATTACCTGCTGGCCGGGGCAGCCGTCACCGTCGGCCTGACGCTGGCGAGCCTGTTGCTGGGGTTTCTCGTCGGCTTCCCGGCCGGGGCGATCGAGGTGTACGGGAACCCGCTCTCCAAGCGGGTGGTCGGGACAGCCGGTGTGATCCTCAGAGGGACACCGATCGTCGTCATCATGCTCGTCCTCTTTTTCGTCGTCTCGATCTCGCAGTCGGCGTTTATCACCGCGACAGTGGGACTGGGACTGCGGAGCGCGGCCTACCAGTCACAGATCTTCCGCGGGGCACTCCAGAGCGTCGACGAGGGGCAGATGGAAGCCGCCCGCTCGATCGGGATGAGCCGACTGGAGGCGATCCGCCACGTCGTGGTGCCACAGGCGCTGCGGCGCAGCATGCCGGGGTTCCAAAACGAGTTCACGATCGTCCTGAAAGACACCTCCATCGCCTTCGCCATCGGGCTGGCAGAGCTGTTGACCCGGGGGTACGACCTGTTCACGCAATCGGGCCGCTCGACGGCTGTCCTGGAGGTGTTCCTGGTCATCAGCGCGATCTACTTCGTGTTGACCTTCGGCACGAACCGGGCGCTGGACCGTCTGAGCGACTACTACGCGATTCCGACCGGTGAGAACGCATGA
- a CDS encoding replication factor C large subunit — MDWTEKHRPSTLSEVRGNDKARDAFEEWARTWDDHREAVIVHGSPGVGKTSAAHALAADMGWPTIELNASDSRTKDVIERVAGEAAKSGTLTGGGGGRRLVIMDEADNIHGNADRGGARAITSLVKEASQPMVLIANEFYEMSKGLRNNCQEIEFRDISPRSIVPVLRDICRREDIDYEDEALETIAEKNSGDLRGAVKDLQAIAETTDRLTAEDVVTGDRDTTEGIFDYLDVVIKEADAETALKTSYDVDETPDDLINWIEDNMPKDYEGAELARAYGALSNADRWLGRVRATQNYSFWKYATDNMTAGVAAARDGTKGGWTRYGPPSYWSKLGRSKGTRETRDDIAQQIAAIDGVSMRTARREIMPFLASMTHHCKNRELTVAMAATYEMEAEHVSFITGSGTDTNKVQSIVEDAQQRQAEAAVEHSGGAFEGATASGGADDTDTETDDGAEPTDQQVTLGEGGDADGESATGEEPDTPDSDEAEEDDTQSGLSDFM; from the coding sequence ATGGACTGGACGGAGAAACACCGACCGAGCACGCTCTCGGAGGTCCGGGGCAACGACAAGGCCCGGGACGCTTTCGAGGAGTGGGCTCGAACCTGGGACGACCACCGCGAGGCGGTCATCGTCCACGGCTCGCCCGGCGTGGGCAAGACTTCCGCTGCCCACGCACTGGCGGCGGACATGGGCTGGCCGACCATCGAACTCAACGCCAGCGACTCCCGCACCAAAGACGTCATCGAACGTGTCGCCGGCGAGGCCGCCAAATCCGGGACGCTGACCGGCGGTGGCGGGGGTCGTCGGCTCGTCATCATGGACGAGGCCGACAACATCCACGGCAACGCCGACCGCGGGGGCGCTCGCGCGATCACCTCTCTGGTCAAGGAAGCCAGCCAGCCGATGGTGTTGATCGCAAACGAGTTCTACGAGATGTCCAAGGGCCTGCGCAACAACTGCCAGGAGATCGAGTTCCGGGACATCTCGCCGCGGTCGATCGTCCCCGTCCTCCGGGACATCTGTCGCCGGGAGGACATCGACTACGAGGACGAGGCCTTGGAGACGATCGCCGAGAAGAACAGCGGTGATCTCCGTGGCGCGGTCAAGGACCTCCAGGCGATCGCCGAGACGACCGACCGGCTCACGGCCGAGGACGTGGTCACCGGTGACCGGGATACGACGGAGGGGATCTTCGACTACCTGGACGTGGTCATCAAGGAGGCCGACGCCGAGACGGCACTGAAAACCAGCTACGACGTCGACGAGACGCCCGACGACCTCATCAACTGGATCGAGGACAACATGCCCAAAGACTACGAGGGGGCCGAACTCGCCCGGGCCTACGGTGCGCTCTCGAACGCCGACCGGTGGCTCGGCCGGGTCCGGGCGACACAGAACTACTCGTTCTGGAAATACGCCACCGACAACATGACTGCCGGGGTCGCGGCCGCACGCGACGGGACCAAGGGCGGCTGGACCCGCTACGGCCCGCCGAGCTACTGGTCGAAGCTGGGCCGGTCGAAAGGGACCAGAGAGACCCGAGACGACATCGCCCAGCAGATCGCCGCCATCGACGGTGTCTCGATGCGGACCGCCCGTCGGGAGATCATGCCGTTCCTCGCGTCGATGACCCACCACTGCAAGAACCGCGAGTTGACCGTCGCGATGGCCGCGACCTACGAGATGGAGGCCGAGCACGTCTCTTTTATTACCGGGTCGGGAACGGACACGAACAAGGTCCAATCGATCGTCGAGGACGCACAACAGCGACAGGCAGAGGCCGCGGTCGAACACTCGGGCGGTGCCTTCGAGGGCGCGACGGCCAGTGGTGGGGCCGACGACACCGACACGGAGACCGACGACGGGGCCGAACCGACCGATCAGCAGGTGACACTCGGTGAGGGTGGAGACGCCGACGGCGAGTCGGCCACGGGCGAGGAGCCGGACACGCCCGACAGCGACGAGGCCGAGGAGGACGACACACAGTCCGGGCTCTCGGATTTCATGTGA